The Actinomycetota bacterium genomic interval GTTCGACGTACCACCCGTTGGCGTAGCCGTTGACCAGCTGCGCCCCTCCCAACGAGCGACCGCCGCCCGTTGCGGTCCAGCCCGCGTTGTGACTCTGGCCGAGCACGAGCCAGAAGGGCTGCGTGGCATCGCGCACACGGAGGTCGTACGACGTGCGGCCCGCGTGGACCACCTGCACGCGCGGCGCGGGCGGCGCAGTCCCGGCCTGCCTCGAGACGGGTCGGGGGCCCGAGCCGGCGGAGTCGAGCACGAGCCGGTCGAGGTCGATGCCGGTGTCGCGCCCGGCGCGCGTGCGCAGCACATGGCGGCCGGCGCCGAGCGTCCATCCCGCGGTGTCGGGACCGCACGCCTCCACTGCCAGCCCGCGCCTGCCCTCCGCCTGGTCGCGGGTCCCGGTGAGGCGGACGCCCACGGGACGGCCGTCCACGGTGAGCAGGTCGGTGTGGCACGCGTCGGGGACGGTGTCGGGCGGTGGAGTGGCGCGCACGCCGACCGCGCCGAGCTCGGCGACCCCGATCGGCAGCGCCACCGGCGAGGCGGAGTACCAGTCGAGCGTCATGACCTTGCGGGACTGCAGCACGGTCACGCGCAGCTGGTTCCCGGTGACGGCGGGGAAGCTCACCCGCGCGTGCGCCACTGCGTTCTCCGTGTGGCTGTCGGTGATGTGCGGCACCTCGACCTCGCGTGCCTGACCTCCGGCCTCCACCCGCACGCGCGTCGGCACCGAGTGACGGCCGTCGGCCACGACGGCCAGGTCGAGGTGGTCGACGGTGACCGGCGCGGGCAGGTCGTAGGCCAGCCACGTGCCGTCCGTCTGGCCCAGGCCCGAGCTCCAGAACGTGGCCGGGTCGCCGTCGATCGCGAGCGTCGGTCGCGCGCGGAGGTCGCCCGGCAGGCGCCCGGAAGACGAGGCGCGCGCGCCACCGACGCCAAGCGCGCGGTCGACCGTCGCGTCGTCCGCGTTGGCCGAGACACGCGCGGTGCCGCCGAGCGAGAAGGTGCGCGGCGTGGGCAGCGTGAACGTGCGCGCGAGCGCCAGCTCCTCGTCGGACCGCGGTGGGAGCTGCGCGCTCCGCGCCCGTGCGAGCAGGATCGTGAGGCGATGCTCACGCGAATGGGATCCCGCCGCGGTCAACAGGTCGGTCGGCAGGCGGACCACCTCGTCGACGTGCACCTCGCCGATGCCGACCTCGGCGAAACCGACCGCGCTCAACCCGATGTAGCTGTCGCGCGTGCCCGCGTTCGTGGCGTCCACGTCGATCTCGAGCGTGCGGACGACACGCCGGCCGAAGTCGATGCGTTGCCCGGGCGCTCGGCGCGATGCGTCGGTTAGGTCGACCCTCAGCGGCTTGCCCCGATCGAAGCGCAGCGTGGTCCGCGTGATCCAGCGGTTGCGCGGACCGGTCACCGGTTGCAGGAGCGTGATGTGGTCGGTGGTGACCGGTCGACGGAGCTCGACCAGCAGGCGCTCGCCGCGTGGGTCGTCGAACGCGTCGACCCGCCAGGCCGTCGCCGGATCGCCGTCGAGAGCCATCACCGGCCGGTCCTCGGGGGTGTAGGTGACCGGGTTTCCGTAGCGCGACGCACGTACGGCGCGCACGCCCCGCTGCTGGGCGACCGTGTAGGCGTCGTCGGTCGCGCCCGGAAAGACCGGCAGGCGGGCGTCACCGAGGTCGCGCACGAGCGCCTTCTCCCCGCTCTGCTCGGTGTAGCCGGTGTTCTCGCGCACGGTGCTCCACCGACGGGCGCGCCGACGATTGGAGTCGGTGATGACGAGGTCGGCTCCGGCGGCGAGCGCGGTGGCACGCGTCTTGGGGTCGCGCGCCAACGCGGCGGAGTAGAGGAGCGGCGCGTCGTCGCGCAGGAGGCCCGCCGCCGCGGCTTCGACGACGCCCTCGCCGTCGCCTGCGAAGAGCACCGGTCGTGCCGCGCCCTCGGCGCGCACGATCGGCATGGGATCGCGCACTGGGTACACGGTGACGGGTTTGGGGTCGGGTGCGCCGGCCGGCAGGCCCAGCGCGATCTCGTCGAGCATCGGGAAGCGCTCGGGCACGTTGCGCCGGGCGGGCCCGAAGCCGACGGGGGCGTCGAGCCCCGGTGGCGGCGGGGTGAGCAGCTGCAGGGTGGGCCGCGGCCGGGCCAGGTTGTAGCGCTCGAACTGGAGGTCGTTGCGCAGCACGACGTCGCCCACCCCGAGCAGCCGGGCGACGGGCGCGATCGCCCCGGGCTCGAGCACGCCTTCCTGCAGGCGACGGTCGAGCGCGTTCAGCAGGTCGGCCGAGGGCGGCGAGCCGTACGGGATCAGCTCGCGCGCCAGGTACGGACGGTCCATGAGCCCGGGCGTGATGGGATCGACCGTGTTGCCCCAGCGGTAGGCGGCGAAGTCGCTCCCCGGGAGCTCGAGCACCCGGGTGGCGTCGCCGCGATGGTCGAGCCACGCCGCCGCGTCGCGCCAGTACGACGGCACGTCGGGGCGGCGAAGGTTGCGGGCCACGACCTTGCCCGTCCACAACGGGGCCATGGTCCCCACGACCAGCGCGACGATGACGAGCGCGGCCGCGATCCCGAGCCGCGGGCGGCGCCGTTCGAGCGCGGCGGCGCCGGCGCCGAGGAGGACGGCGAGGCCCAACGCGACGAGCGGCACGGCGCGCCCGGTGCTGCGCATGGCCAGCCCGACGGTCGATCCGGTCGCCGCCCCCTTGAGGACGCGGCCGAGTGGCGACGGATGGTCGTACGGATAGGCGCCGACCGCGATGGTGACGCCGACCACGAAGAGGCCGATGAAGTACGCGCGGTAGCGCCACCTGGTGATCGCGGCGCAGGCGAAGGCGGCGGTCGGAACCGCGAAGCTCGTCAGGAGCAACGCGATGCTCCGCATGTAGGGGACCGACGACTCGGTCCAGGGCCCGAGCTTGTCGCCGCCGTAGAAGAACCAGTAACCGAGGCCGCGGACGACCTCCGACGCGAGCGAGGTGAGCGCGACCGCTCTGACCGTCTCGGTGTAGCGAAGGACGTCGAGCCCGTAGCCCGCCTGGATCGAGAGCCCCGCGATCCACCACAACGACGTCACGGCGGTCAGGACGCCGATGCGCGCGACGGTCGCGAGCGCGCGCCGCGCCGTCGCCTCGTGCAGTACCCAGACCGCGAACGGGAACCACAGCACCGGCCCGAGGCCCGCGTAGAGGAGGGCCGTCGCGTTGACCCCGCCGACCGTCACGACGACCAGCGCGAACAGCGCGGGATCGCGCCAGCCACCGCGACGCAGGGCACGGACCGCGAGGGCGATCATCCATGGCAGCCCGGCCCAGGGCAGCAGGAGCACCGAAAGGCGCGCCGCGAAGTCGAGCGTGTAGGGCGTGAGCATGTAGGCGAGCGCGGCGACGAGCGCCCCCGTGCGCCGCACCTCGAGCGTGCGGAGCAGGAACAGCACACCGGTGCCCGCCCCGAACAGCAGCGTCCCGAGCCAGAGGCGTTGGGCCACCCAGTCCGGCGCGCCGAGGTGGTCGAAGGCCCAGTACCACGGGCCCATCGGGAAGAGGTAGCCGATCGTCTGGTGCGTGACGGTGCCCGCCCCGATGTTGGGGTCCCACATGGAGGCGGCGCGCGACAGGAGGCGGCCGGGGTCGAGGTAGAGGTACTGCTTCGTGTCCGCGCCGACCTGCCCGGGCGCGGTGAGCAGCAGCGGGAGGTACGAGGTGACCCCCAGCACGAGGACAGACCAACGAGTGCGCAGCGATCGGCCGCGGGCCCGTTCGAGGTGATCCGTGCGCTGCAGGCCGCGTCGGAGGGCGACGGCAGGAGACTGGATCGTCGGAGCTTAGGCCCTGGCCCCCGCGGCTCAGGGGTGCACGGAGGAGGGACGCGCGTCCGCCGTCCTGCGCCTGAACAGCCTGCTCCCGAGCAGCGCGTCGAGCACAACGCCGACGAGCACGACGAGCACGACGTCGGCCGGCATGCGGAACCGGACCTGGCCGTAGGCGAGCACCCCCGTGATCGCCACCAGCGCGAGCTGGGCGACGAGCGGGAGGATCGGGCGGCGCCGGCGGCGGAGCAGCACGAGGCCGATCGGCGCGAGCGGGATGGCCGCCCAATACATCCGCTGGCCGACGCGGCTGACGTTCTCATCGCGGCCCTCGATCCGGCCGAGGAGCACCGTCTCCCTCGTGCGGAATACGTCCCACATTCGTCCTTGGCGCGCGAGCAGGACGTACGGCAGCCGGCCCAGGTGGTCGCGGGCGTAGGCGATGCCCCGCTTCCGGTAGGCACGTCCGCGTTCGACCTCGTTGCCGGGGGGCGTGGGCTCGTAGCAGCGAATCGACCAGAACCCGACGAGCTGTCCGTAGTAGGTGTCACGACAGTTGGCGATGCCGACCACATCGTCAGCGTTGACGGAGAGAACCACCGCAGGGTGGATGCGGACCAGGTTGCGAAGGGTCCACGGCGCGATGACCAACCCCGCGGCGACCAGCATGGCGCCGAGCTGGCGAAGGCGGCGCGACCAGTCTCGGTTCGCCCACAGCGCGAGCGGCACGGCGAGGACCGGCACGAGCACCACCGCCTCGCCGCGCACGAGGGCCGCGAGCCCGATGGCGGCTCCGGTGCCGATCGCGAGGCCGAGTCGCGGGGTCCGGCAGTAGCGGTACGCCGCGAGCAGGACGACCGCGATGCTGAGCCCGTAGAGCGACTCCGGCATGAGAATCCCGTCGACGACCCAGAGGTTGGCGTACACCGCGGCGAACGCGGCCGCGATCAGGCCCGCCCGGCTTCCTGCCACCTCGCGGGCCACGAGGCCCACGACGACGACCGTGCCCGTTCCGGCCGCGCTCGCGACCAGCTTGTGCGCGAACCAGCTCGTGCCCCCGAAGAACGACGACACCGCGAGCAGAAGCGAGAAGAGGGGCGGGTGATAGGCGGTCGCGATCAGCCGGCCGGTCCGCGAGAACGTGAAGGGCTCGCTGAATCCCTTGCCGTCGGCGAGCAGGTTCGCCTGAACGTGGTAGTAGAACGGATCGCCGCCGGTGGGGTTCCTCCTGGCGAGCGTCAGCACGAACCACAGGCGGACACCGAACGCGATCACCGCGATCGCAGCGAGCAGCCACCAGAAACGCGAACGGTCGGCTCGAGTTGACGCTTGCTGGCCGGCGGTCTCCGCGGCGACGGTTCCGGACATCTTCACGGCCGGAGCAGGGTAGACCGCACGGCGTGCGCGACCCGGCCACGGAGGGCCGTTCGTATACTTCTGCGCCATGCGCTCCGGCCGTTCACCCGGGACGTCGCTCCACGACGTTGCCGAGGTCCCGGAGGGCCAGGGGGCCGAAGCGGCCCCGCGCGGGGCGCGCCGGCCCGCTCGCCCTTCACGATCGGCAGTCGCCCGCGCCCGGCGCCGCGCGCTCCGGGTGCCGGCGCTCGTCGTCCTCTTGGCGCTGCCTCTGGCGGTCGCGCTCGCGGTGCTGCGGCAGCCGACATGGCACCCGACCGACGATCTGGCGCAGACCGAGCTGCAGGTGCGCGACGTCGGCACCGGGCACCCGCCGCTGATCGGCCTCGCGGGCCGTCTCGGCTCCCTCGACAAGCAGGGAAGCCACCCCGGCCCCCTGAGCTTCTGGGCGCTGTGGCCGTTCTACGAGCTGTTCGGCGCGCACGCATGGGCCCTCCAGGCGGCGGCCGCGTCGCTCCACGTCCTCGCCATCAGCACCGCGTTGTGGATCGCGTTCCGGCGCGGCGGGCTCCGGCTCGTGCTCGCAGTCGCGGCGGTGGTCGCGCTGCTCGCCCGTGCCTACGGCACGCAGATCCTCACGGAGGCGTGGAACCCGTACCTGCCCGTGATGTGGTGGCTCGTCTTCGTGCTGGCCGTGTGGTCCATCGTCTCGGACGACCCGCCGATGCTCCCCGTCGCGGTCTTCGCGGGGACGTTCTGCATGCAGACCCACCTTCCCTACCTCGGGCTGGCGGGGGGCCTCTTCGCGGGTGCGCTGGCGTTCGCGTTCGGAAGGGCGTACGCGCGGCGCCGCGAGGCGCCGGGAGGGCTGCGCCGGCTCGTCGCGTGGACGCTCATGGCCGCGGCCGCGGGCATCGTCCTCTGGCTGCCGCCGGTGATCGAGGAGCTCACCCACTCGCCGGGCAACCTGTCGGTCGTCCGCCACGAGCTCTTGCACCCGCCGCAGCCGCCGATCGGCGCCCGGCAGGGATTGGAGCTGCTGCTGGTGCACCTCAACCCCTGGAAGCTCGTCGCCAAGCAGCCGCGCGCCACCGCCGGTGCGCTCGTCCCCGGCCTCGCGCTGCTCCTCGTGTGGGCTGCCTCCGCCTTCGTGGCCTGGCGGCTGCGGCACCGGCCACTCGTGCGCCTGAACGCGGTGCTGACCGGCGGGCTGGTCCTGTCGGTCGTGTCGATGAGCCGCGTGCACGGGTTCGTCTGGTACTACCTGTTCCTCTGGGCCTGGGGAATCACGGCCCTGCTCCTGCTCGCGATCGCGTGGACGGCGAGCATCGTCGTCGGGAGGCGGCTGGGGCCCGTCGCGCGGCCGCGGCTGGCCACGGTGGGGAGCGTTGCGCTCCTCTGCGCAATCATCGTGTCGACGACGGCGTTCACTGTCGATGCGGCGCGCGCCGAGGACCCCGCCCCGCGACTCTCGGCGACGCTGGGCCGGCTCGTCCCCCCGACGGTCGACGCGCTCGCGAGGCGGCCGCCGGACGGCCGCCACGGCCGTTACCTGGTCACCTGGTTCGACCCCGTCTCCATCGGCGCGCAGGGCTTCGGCCTGCTGAACGAGCTCGAACGCCGCGGCTTCGACGTCG includes:
- a CDS encoding DUF3367 domain-containing protein, with translation MQSPAVALRRGLQRTDHLERARGRSLRTRWSVLVLGVTSYLPLLLTAPGQVGADTKQYLYLDPGRLLSRAASMWDPNIGAGTVTHQTIGYLFPMGPWYWAFDHLGAPDWVAQRLWLGTLLFGAGTGVLFLLRTLEVRRTGALVAALAYMLTPYTLDFAARLSVLLLPWAGLPWMIALAVRALRRGGWRDPALFALVVVTVGGVNATALLYAGLGPVLWFPFAVWVLHEATARRALATVARIGVLTAVTSLWWIAGLSIQAGYGLDVLRYTETVRAVALTSLASEVVRGLGYWFFYGGDKLGPWTESSVPYMRSIALLLTSFAVPTAAFACAAITRWRYRAYFIGLFVVGVTIAVGAYPYDHPSPLGRVLKGAATGSTVGLAMRSTGRAVPLVALGLAVLLGAGAAALERRRPRLGIAAALVIVALVVGTMAPLWTGKVVARNLRRPDVPSYWRDAAAWLDHRGDATRVLELPGSDFAAYRWGNTVDPITPGLMDRPYLARELIPYGSPPSADLLNALDRRLQEGVLEPGAIAPVARLLGVGDVVLRNDLQFERYNLARPRPTLQLLTPPPPGLDAPVGFGPARRNVPERFPMLDEIALGLPAGAPDPKPVTVYPVRDPMPIVRAEGAARPVLFAGDGEGVVEAAAAGLLRDDAPLLYSAALARDPKTRATALAAGADLVITDSNRRRARRWSTVRENTGYTEQSGEKALVRDLGDARLPVFPGATDDAYTVAQQRGVRAVRASRYGNPVTYTPEDRPVMALDGDPATAWRVDAFDDPRGERLLVELRRPVTTDHITLLQPVTGPRNRWITRTTLRFDRGKPLRVDLTDASRRAPGQRIDFGRRVVRTLEIDVDATNAGTRDSYIGLSAVGFAEVGIGEVHVDEVVRLPTDLLTAAGSHSREHRLTILLARARSAQLPPRSDEELALARTFTLPTPRTFSLGGTARVSANADDATVDRALGVGGARASSSGRLPGDLRARPTLAIDGDPATFWSSGLGQTDGTWLAYDLPAPVTVDHLDLAVVADGRHSVPTRVRVEAGGQAREVEVPHITDSHTENAVAHARVSFPAVTGNQLRVTVLQSRKVMTLDWYSASPVALPIGVAELGAVGVRATPPPDTVPDACHTDLLTVDGRPVGVRLTGTRDQAEGRRGLAVEACGPDTAGWTLGAGRHVLRTRAGRDTGIDLDRLVLDSAGSGPRPVSRQAGTAPPAPRVQVVHAGRTSYDLRVRDATQPFWLVLGQSHNAGWTATGGGRSLGGAQLVNGYANGWYVEPKAAGAAIDIRLTWTPQRRVWWALAVSAAGVLICIALALVDPRRGAARVVRVPSAGPELASPLTSTPLTSSARDRPTTRARVGATVAAGVGAALVAGVPTGLVVAAAVLAALTRPSARRVLTAGSVAAIALAALYTAVQQLRYHYLAQFEWPTRFHAAHTLAWWAVLLLAADALVELVRRPRPDP